The following are from one region of the Nostoc cf. commune SO-36 genome:
- a CDS encoding TenA family protein — MTLSQELWAANQDLAQACLKHPFVQGIGDGTLEQAKFAYYVGQDAFFLEAFARAYSIAAAKAPDWLGFTTFHNLASGVLEELRLHSGYASQWGVNLHSVEPASATRHYTDFLLATAWGGDVGLTAAAMSPCMRLYAFLGEKLAANGIPNHQYADWIRTYSSADFQPLTQQLENLVDNYAATNSVVHSTYRYAMFCERDFFQAAWILE, encoded by the coding sequence ATGACTTTATCTCAGGAATTATGGGCAGCAAATCAAGACTTAGCCCAAGCTTGCCTAAAGCATCCTTTCGTTCAAGGCATTGGCGATGGTACTCTTGAGCAAGCTAAATTTGCTTACTACGTAGGGCAAGATGCTTTTTTTTTAGAAGCTTTTGCCCGTGCGTACAGTATCGCCGCAGCTAAAGCACCAGACTGGTTGGGTTTCACCACATTTCATAACCTAGCTAGTGGAGTTTTAGAAGAACTGCGGTTGCATAGTGGTTATGCTTCTCAGTGGGGAGTAAATTTGCATTCTGTCGAACCTGCATCAGCTACCCGCCACTATACTGACTTTTTGTTAGCAACTGCTTGGGGTGGAGATGTAGGCTTAACTGCTGCGGCGATGTCTCCCTGTATGCGTTTGTATGCCTTTTTGGGAGAAAAGTTAGCTGCTAACGGCATTCCTAATCATCAATATGCAGACTGGATTCGTACTTACAGCAGTGCAGATTTTCAACCACTAACACAACAATTAGAAAATTTGGTTGACAATTATGCCGCTACTAATTCTGTTGTGCATTCAACCTATCGTTATGCGATGTTTTGCGAACGCGACTTTTTTCAAGCTGCGTGGATTTTGGAGTAA
- a CDS encoding type II toxin-antitoxin system HicB family antitoxin — protein MMFRYEIILYWSELDQAFIAEVPELAGCAADGDSYQEALHNVELVVHEWIETAKDLGRPVPQPRPRLMYI, from the coding sequence ATGATGTTTCGGTATGAAATTATTCTCTACTGGAGTGAATTAGATCAAGCCTTTATTGCTGAAGTACCAGAATTAGCAGGCTGTGCTGCTGACGGCGATAGTTATCAAGAAGCCTTACATAATGTAGAGTTAGTTGTGCATGAATGGATAGAAACGGCTAAAGATTTAGGGCGTCCAGTTCCTCAACCTAGACCGCGTTTGATGTACATTTAA
- a CDS encoding Uma2 family endonuclease yields MVNLSLKQRIPPLENGDRLTRYEFERRYQAMPHHQKAELIEGVVYLASPLRFESHAEPHGHTITWLGVYEASTPGVRLGIEPTVRLDRDNEPQPDGVLLITPAANGQSRLSDNDYIEGAPELVIEIAASSVAIDLHDKKKVYGRNGVKEYIVWQIFENKLDWFRLQQGEYISLEVDADGIIKSQVFPGLWLSMFDLLAGNMQQVLAVLQLGLNSPEHQIFVQQLSS; encoded by the coding sequence ATGGTCAACCTATCACTCAAGCAACGAATTCCTCCTTTAGAAAATGGCGATCGCCTCACTCGCTACGAATTTGAACGGCGATATCAAGCAATGCCCCATCATCAAAAGGCAGAATTAATTGAAGGAGTTGTATATTTGGCATCCCCATTACGCTTTGAAAGTCATGCTGAACCACATGGTCATACAATCACTTGGTTAGGAGTTTATGAAGCATCAACTCCTGGTGTGAGATTGGGAATTGAGCCAACAGTCCGCTTAGATCGAGACAATGAACCGCAACCAGATGGAGTGCTATTAATTACACCAGCAGCTAACGGGCAATCTCGTTTGAGTGATAATGATTACATTGAAGGTGCGCCAGAACTGGTAATAGAGATAGCAGCTAGCAGTGTTGCTATTGATTTACATGACAAGAAAAAAGTCTATGGTCGTAATGGGGTAAAAGAATACATTGTTTGGCAAATATTTGAAAACAAATTAGATTGGTTTCGCCTGCAACAAGGAGAATATATCTCTTTAGAAGTGGACGCGGATGGGATTATCAAAAGTCAAGTATTTCCTGGCTTGTGGTTATCAATGTTTGATTTACTTGCTGGCAATATGCAGCAAGTATTGGCTGTGTTGCAGTTGGGATTAAATTCGCCAGAACATCAAATATTTGTGCAGCAGTTGTCTAGTTAA
- a CDS encoding type II toxin-antitoxin system HicA family toxin, with the protein MSQQDKILEKILSGTSDTEIPFAQLWQLLYKLGFEERIRGDHRIFIKADVEEILNLQHKKGKAKSYQIKQVRAVIIKYKLGTKNDVSV; encoded by the coding sequence GTGAGTCAGCAAGACAAAATCTTAGAAAAAATTCTCTCTGGGACTTCTGATACAGAAATCCCTTTTGCCCAACTGTGGCAACTTTTATATAAATTAGGGTTTGAGGAACGGATTCGTGGCGATCATCGTATTTTTATCAAAGCCGATGTTGAGGAAATATTGAACCTACAACACAAAAAAGGAAAAGCCAAAAGCTATCAAATTAAACAAGTTAGGGCAGTGATTATCAAGTATAAGCTAGGAACTAAAAATGATGTTTCGGTATGA
- a CDS encoding L-histidine N(alpha)-methyltransferase encodes MAQNFHSNSQLPSDISTIISHIAKPSSEFYALFSKEEVLEIIEALEVRREIPLKYSYKGRGAKSWNDFYLKYVIPRWYGRVNVEIDLLKDNFQYLNSNIPTGKKVNIVDVGAGNSYPVKKFIRELNKLGKVNKYIALDISEELLHVSKNNFTKWFPLVDFISSPIDIENSCVPKILFQNQLIHENDDTAKIFLHLGVTIGNHQNRDKVLKNFRDSMGKNDFLVFTNEIGSNSQWNGIVRGGCKYHVDEIYGWVKNKIGIKSEDCELIRKYDLRIDSIVANLKFLHDYTINFSRMGIDKNIEISEGEEITIWRHHKYEMPKLLQEIERSGLQLLHYSTDKNKSHIMVICKVASN; translated from the coding sequence ATGGCTCAAAATTTTCATAGTAATTCCCAACTTCCCTCAGATATCTCAACTATAATCAGTCACATAGCAAAGCCAAGTTCTGAATTCTACGCTCTTTTTTCAAAAGAAGAAGTTTTAGAGATAATTGAGGCATTAGAAGTTAGACGAGAAATACCTTTAAAGTATTCTTATAAAGGTAGAGGTGCAAAAAGTTGGAACGATTTTTATCTAAAATATGTTATTCCTAGATGGTATGGAAGAGTTAATGTAGAAATTGACCTTCTAAAAGATAATTTTCAATATTTGAATAGCAATATCCCCACTGGGAAAAAAGTCAACATTGTAGACGTCGGTGCAGGAAATTCATATCCTGTGAAAAAATTTATCCGCGAACTAAATAAATTAGGCAAGGTTAATAAATATATTGCCTTAGATATTAGTGAAGAATTACTTCATGTATCTAAAAATAATTTTACAAAATGGTTTCCTTTGGTTGACTTTATCAGTTCACCAATTGACATAGAAAATAGCTGCGTACCCAAAATTTTATTTCAAAATCAACTTATTCATGAGAATGACGACACAGCAAAAATATTTTTACACTTAGGAGTTACCATTGGCAATCATCAAAATAGAGATAAGGTACTCAAAAACTTTAGAGATAGCATGGGGAAAAATGATTTTCTAGTATTCACTAATGAAATTGGTTCTAACTCGCAGTGGAATGGCATAGTTAGAGGTGGCTGCAAGTATCATGTAGACGAAATATATGGGTGGGTTAAAAATAAGATTGGGATTAAATCTGAAGATTGCGAACTTATAAGAAAATATGATTTAAGAATAGATAGTATAGTCGCTAATCTTAAATTCCTTCATGATTATACTATAAATTTTAGTCGGATGGGGATAGATAAAAATATTGAAATATCTGAAGGTGAAGAAATTACTATTTGGCGACATCACAAGTATGAAATGCCTAAATTATTACAAGAAATAGAACGTTCTGGACTACAACTTCTGCACTATAGTACTGACAAAAACAAATCACATATCATGGTGATTTGTAAGGTTGCTAGTAATTAA
- a CDS encoding VOC family protein: MLSSTQSVNSVLAPGNLRKVHHIALNVQDMQASRYFYGTILGLHELTGDEVPATLVELVASGKVANFITPDGTILDLFGEPELSPPNPDPEKTFTRAYHLAFDIDPQLFDRAVTVIRENKIAIAHGPVTRPTGRGVYFYDPDGFMIEIRCDPEVH; this comes from the coding sequence ATGCTATCTAGCACCCAATCCGTGAACAGTGTCCTTGCGCCAGGAAACCTGCGTAAAGTGCATCACATTGCGCTCAACGTCCAGGATATGCAAGCTTCGCGCTACTTTTATGGCACAATCCTGGGTTTGCATGAACTCACAGGCGACGAAGTACCCGCAACCCTGGTGGAACTTGTCGCATCTGGAAAAGTAGCCAACTTCATCACCCCCGATGGTACAATTCTAGATTTATTTGGGGAACCCGAACTATCACCACCAAATCCAGATCCAGAAAAGACCTTCACTAGAGCCTACCATCTAGCCTTTGACATCGATCCGCAGTTATTCGATCGCGCGGTGACAGTGATCAGAGAAAATAAAATAGCGATCGCACACGGCCCAGTCACTCGTCCTACTGGTAGAGGAGTATATTTTTACGATCCAGATGGCTTTATGATTGAAATTCGTTGCGATCCAGAAGTCCATTAA
- a CDS encoding pentapeptide repeat-containing protein, whose amino-acid sequence MKKQILGAAVFLTTISLTTTVQAANSEHVRQLLATKQCQNCDLSSAGLVMADLSGANLSGANLTGANLSRANLSGADLRGANLSGASLFGVNLSEAKFNGANLTGADLRNSYLANAELTGAYLNGANFQGAVGIPSQIASPEEFYALGVAEGQKGNQQQAISYFNQAIAIKPEYAGAYLARGVARYQILDRQGAFQDAQIAEKLFTSQSNTPGTQTAQAFIKELQTPVNEKVSAGSPSFVDFLGSLGSVLLQFFPF is encoded by the coding sequence ATGAAAAAGCAAATTCTAGGTGCAGCTGTATTTTTAACCACGATTAGTTTGACAACAACCGTACAAGCAGCAAATTCTGAACACGTTAGACAGTTATTAGCAACTAAACAATGTCAAAACTGTGATTTGAGCAGTGCAGGTTTAGTGATGGCTGACTTATCTGGAGCTAATTTGAGCGGTGCTAATCTTACAGGTGCTAACCTCAGCCGTGCAAACTTGAGCGGCGCAGATTTGCGGGGTGCAAACTTGAGTGGCGCTAGTTTATTTGGTGTTAACCTGAGCGAAGCTAAATTTAATGGAGCAAATTTGACGGGTGCTGATTTGAGAAATAGTTATTTAGCAAATGCAGAACTGACTGGTGCTTACCTGAATGGTGCTAACTTTCAGGGTGCAGTTGGCATACCATCACAAATTGCTTCACCAGAAGAATTTTATGCTTTGGGTGTAGCAGAAGGGCAAAAAGGCAACCAACAACAAGCAATCAGTTATTTTAATCAAGCGATCGCTATTAAACCAGAATATGCGGGTGCTTATTTAGCTCGCGGTGTCGCCCGTTACCAAATACTAGATAGACAAGGTGCATTTCAAGATGCCCAAATTGCTGAAAAGTTGTTTACATCCCAAAGCAATACCCCTGGAACCCAAACAGCCCAAGCTTTTATTAAAGAACTGCAAACACCCGTAAATGAAAAAGTGAGTGCTGGTAGCCCCAGTTTTGTTGACTTTTTAGGAAGTCTAGGCTCAGTCTTACTCCAGTTCTTTCCTTTTTAA
- a CDS encoding ABC transporter ATP-binding protein, protein MRGTIPVVASEETSPQLSTLRRFLQYVLLYRKEIPFAITLVLIGAITQSVGPFFLGWSIDRLIAQGNLQGLLLLLGLLGLNYGLGVLAIRGQIVRVGWIMQRVLAQLRQDIFIKIQSLPLSFFDRSEAGDLMSRLLNDVNTVNQAFGLTIAQMLGNSFSLVGIVIAMLSINLKLGLLSNLVVPLMIFTTSLFARWARARFRITRQTIGELSAKLEEDIGSVREAQAFNRVEMNIEEFDVLNAANRDANVEAVAITSAFLPSIDFLNTLATAGVLAYGGYLAVTGAATVGVVTSFLLYVQQFFRPIQILSQFYTQAQSAFAGLERIFLLLDEPSKLQDAPDATEMPPIQGEVRFENVKFAYNPDQLVLKGVNLHAYPGQMVALVGATGSGKSTIINLILRFYDVSSGAVKIDDIDVRSVTQASLRRQIGIVLQDNILFTGTVAENIAFGAPYATQADIEAAAQLANVHEFVTSLPQGYTTQLGERGAPLSQGQRQLISIARAVLINPRILILDEATSSIDTRTEALVQSAIARLLQGRTSFVIAHRLSTVTQADQVLVIQQGEIVEQGTHAELVNQQGVYANLYALQLGTADTTVLQN, encoded by the coding sequence ATGAGAGGCACTATTCCCGTTGTTGCATCTGAGGAAACGAGTCCGCAACTTTCCACCCTGCGGCGCTTTTTACAATACGTGCTACTCTATCGCAAAGAAATTCCCTTTGCCATAACATTAGTATTAATTGGGGCGATAACCCAGTCAGTTGGGCCATTCTTTCTCGGTTGGTCGATTGATCGTCTGATTGCACAAGGTAATTTGCAGGGACTGCTGCTGTTATTAGGGCTATTAGGGCTGAACTATGGGCTTGGTGTCTTGGCAATTCGCGGTCAAATTGTTCGAGTCGGCTGGATTATGCAGCGAGTGCTGGCTCAACTAAGGCAAGACATTTTTATTAAAATCCAAAGTCTACCACTCAGCTTTTTTGACCGGAGTGAAGCAGGCGATTTAATGAGCCGCTTACTGAATGATGTCAATACTGTGAATCAGGCATTTGGATTGACGATTGCCCAAATGCTAGGCAACAGTTTCAGTTTGGTGGGCATTGTAATTGCGATGCTGTCAATCAACCTCAAACTAGGTTTGTTGAGCAATCTGGTGGTGCCATTAATGATTTTTACCACAAGCTTATTTGCACGTTGGGCGAGAGCGAGATTTCGCATTACCCGACAAACTATTGGGGAACTTTCTGCCAAGTTGGAAGAAGATATTGGCAGCGTACGAGAAGCACAGGCATTTAATCGTGTAGAGATGAATATTGAAGAATTCGACGTTCTTAACGCCGCCAATAGAGATGCCAACGTTGAAGCTGTGGCAATTACTTCAGCCTTTTTGCCCTCCATCGATTTTCTCAACACACTAGCAACCGCAGGTGTACTAGCTTATGGTGGCTATCTGGCGGTAACGGGAGCTGCAACAGTGGGTGTGGTGACATCCTTTTTACTTTATGTCCAGCAATTCTTCCGCCCTATTCAGATTCTCAGCCAGTTTTACACCCAAGCTCAATCTGCCTTTGCCGGGTTAGAGCGAATTTTTCTATTATTAGATGAGCCGTCAAAACTCCAAGATGCACCCGATGCCACAGAAATGCCGCCTATTCAAGGTGAAGTGAGGTTCGAGAATGTCAAGTTTGCCTACAACCCAGATCAACTGGTTCTTAAAGGAGTGAATTTGCACGCCTATCCAGGGCAGATGGTTGCATTAGTAGGGGCGACCGGTTCGGGAAAAAGTACAATTATTAATTTGATTTTGCGCTTCTATGATGTATCAAGTGGTGCAGTAAAAATTGATGATATTGATGTGCGTAGCGTGACTCAAGCAAGTCTGCGCCGTCAAATTGGCATCGTTTTACAAGACAATATTTTGTTTACCGGCACTGTCGCCGAAAATATAGCTTTTGGCGCTCCTTACGCCACTCAAGCTGATATCGAAGCAGCTGCACAACTAGCAAATGTACATGAGTTCGTTACCTCATTACCACAGGGTTATACAACTCAATTGGGCGAACGGGGCGCACCTCTGAGCCAAGGACAGAGACAACTAATCAGTATTGCTCGTGCGGTATTAATTAATCCCCGAATTCTGATTCTGGATGAAGCCACCAGTAGCATTGATACCCGCACAGAAGCGCTAGTACAAAGTGCGATCGCTCGTTTGCTCCAAGGTCGTACCAGTTTCGTAATTGCCCACCGCCTCAGTACAGTTACTCAGGCAGATCAGGTATTAGTAATTCAGCAGGGAGAAATTGTAGAACAGGGTACTCACGCCGAACTCGTCAATCAGCAGGGTGTTTATGCCAACTTGTATGCTCTGCAACTGGGTACAGCAGACACAACGGTTCTTCAAAACTAA
- the trxA gene encoding thioredoxin: MSTNTDIVAYVEESEFDVVLNGSEEKVVVVDFTATWCGPCRLVSPLMDQLAEEYKGRAKVVKVDVDRNKPIFKKFGLRSIPAVLIFKDGILAETIVGVSPYEDFSNAVQKLV; the protein is encoded by the coding sequence ATGTCTACTAATACTGACATAGTTGCTTACGTTGAAGAAAGTGAATTTGATGTTGTTTTAAATGGAAGTGAAGAGAAAGTTGTTGTTGTTGATTTTACTGCTACTTGGTGTGGCCCCTGTCGCCTCGTTAGTCCCTTAATGGATCAACTTGCTGAAGAATACAAAGGTCGCGCTAAAGTCGTTAAGGTAGATGTTGACAGGAATAAGCCAATTTTCAAGAAATTCGGTCTTCGCAGTATTCCTGCGGTTTTAATTTTCAAAGATGGTATTTTAGCAGAAACCATAGTGGGGGTTTCTCCTTACGAAGACTTTAGCAACGCTGTTCAGAAGCTTGTTTAA
- a CDS encoding ABC transporter ATP-binding protein: MVQQPELQENSSIRSTQRVLRSLSTYRWTSLGALVSLLLLTLANALTPQLFRWGIDEGITQKNLQVVLYSAAWMVVAAIARGVFNFGQSYLAEAASQGVAYDLRNKIFSKIQNLSFSFHDQAQTSQLLTRVTSDIEQIRSFVGTSLIQVVGSVVTLVSISVVLLIMNWRLALISLTAVPITAWLMGRFIGKNNKLFRQVQEQLSNLNAVLQENLLGIRVVKAFVRESTERSRYTTLNDGLVKANMKTISAIRGTFPLIFLLSNLVTLAVFAYGGAQVIGGRFSIGELVAFNSYLALILQPILLIGFAAPAIAQAAASAERVYEVVDAEVEIRDRPGAVPFTTCGGRITFENVCFRYPGASTETLKGVSFETKPNELIAVLGMTGSGKSTIMNLIPRFYDVTKGAVRIDGRDVKSFTLKSLRSHIGIVFQETTLFSGTIRENITYAKPDATLEEVIEVAKTAQMHDFISGLPDGYETIVGERGVGLSGGQKQRIAIARTLLTDYSILILDDSTSAVDAKTAAQIQAELDDLMHQKACTTFVVAQRISTVQNADRIFLMDKGRLVAQGTHEELMQNSPLYGVILESQVKPKEKK, translated from the coding sequence GTGGTTCAGCAACCAGAACTCCAAGAAAATTCGTCGATCCGGTCAACCCAGCGTGTGCTTAGGAGTTTAAGCACTTACCGATGGACTTCGCTGGGAGCATTGGTTAGCCTGTTGCTGTTGACGCTTGCCAACGCACTAACTCCACAACTATTTCGGTGGGGAATTGATGAGGGTATCACGCAAAAAAACCTCCAAGTTGTACTATATAGCGCCGCCTGGATGGTAGTTGCGGCGATCGCTCGTGGTGTATTTAACTTTGGACAAAGCTATTTAGCAGAAGCAGCATCTCAGGGTGTTGCTTATGACCTGCGAAACAAAATTTTTAGCAAAATTCAAAATCTTAGTTTCAGCTTTCATGACCAAGCGCAGACTTCCCAACTACTAACCCGTGTCACCAGCGACATTGAGCAAATTCGTAGCTTTGTTGGTACTAGCTTAATTCAGGTTGTGGGTTCAGTTGTCACATTGGTGAGTATTTCGGTGGTTTTGCTAATAATGAACTGGCGATTAGCACTGATTAGCCTAACAGCAGTGCCTATAACCGCATGGTTAATGGGACGATTCATCGGCAAAAATAACAAACTTTTTCGGCAAGTACAAGAGCAACTGAGCAATCTGAATGCTGTATTGCAAGAGAACTTACTAGGAATCCGGGTAGTAAAAGCCTTTGTGCGGGAGTCAACGGAAAGATCGCGTTACACAACTCTGAATGATGGCCTAGTCAAGGCAAACATGAAGACCATTAGCGCCATCCGTGGTACTTTCCCCTTGATCTTTTTGCTGAGTAATTTGGTAACACTAGCAGTTTTCGCTTACGGGGGAGCGCAGGTAATTGGGGGTAGATTCTCCATTGGCGAACTGGTGGCGTTTAACTCTTATCTAGCGTTGATTCTCCAACCGATTTTGTTGATTGGATTTGCAGCACCCGCGATCGCTCAGGCAGCAGCTTCTGCTGAACGTGTCTATGAAGTTGTGGATGCAGAGGTAGAAATTCGCGATCGCCCCGGTGCTGTCCCCTTTACTACCTGTGGTGGTAGAATCACCTTTGAAAATGTTTGCTTTCGCTATCCAGGAGCCAGCACTGAAACTCTCAAAGGAGTTTCCTTTGAAACAAAGCCCAACGAGCTAATCGCCGTTTTAGGGATGACTGGTTCGGGAAAAAGCACAATTATGAATCTGATTCCCCGCTTTTACGATGTCACAAAGGGAGCAGTTCGCATTGACGGACGAGATGTAAAAAGTTTCACACTCAAAAGCCTCAGATCGCATATTGGGATTGTATTTCAAGAAACCACTCTCTTCTCTGGCACAATCCGCGAAAATATTACCTACGCCAAACCCGATGCAACCTTAGAAGAAGTGATTGAAGTTGCAAAAACTGCCCAAATGCACGATTTTATTAGCGGTCTACCCGATGGCTACGAAACGATTGTAGGTGAAAGGGGCGTGGGCTTATCTGGTGGACAAAAACAACGAATTGCGATCGCTCGCACTTTGTTAACCGATTACAGCATTCTGATTTTGGATGATAGTACCTCGGCTGTAGATGCCAAAACTGCTGCCCAAATTCAAGCCGAATTAGATGACTTAATGCACCAAAAAGCTTGTACAACCTTTGTAGTCGCTCAACGCATCAGTACCGTCCAGAATGCCGATCGCATTTTTCTCATGGATAAAGGACGATTGGTAGCACAAGGCACTCACGAGGAATTGATGCAAAACAGCCCACTCTACGGTGTGATTTTGGAATCTCAAGTAAAACCAAAGGAGAAAAAATGA
- a CDS encoding TIGR03643 family protein, producing the protein MKLPDLDSQTIDRIIEMAWEDRTSFDAIEAQFGLLEKEVIALMRREMKESSFKMWRERVTKRNTKHLSKREFIAGRFKSHNQKT; encoded by the coding sequence ATGAAGCTACCTGACCTTGATTCACAAACCATCGATCGCATCATTGAAATGGCATGGGAAGATAGAACATCTTTTGATGCTATTGAGGCTCAATTTGGGCTGCTGGAGAAAGAGGTAATCGCCCTAATGAGGCGCGAAATGAAGGAATCTAGCTTTAAGATGTGGCGAGAACGAGTCACCAAACGCAATACAAAACATTTATCTAAGCGAGAATTTATTGCAGGTCGGTTTAAATCGCACAATCAAAAAACGTAA
- a CDS encoding DUF4385 domain-containing protein: protein MAFDYSLDFKIIDFRQHPELYRVGKGEQGVLLVEPYKSEILPYWRFKTPEIARESSEKIYEIFLDYLEKDDFVGADMARKFIQMGYTRSRRYANHKSGRKYKKNSEDSNSKKEILPYEVDPVKAESAAIFKAKWVEAKTNEKYQELLAKHKQMYELE, encoded by the coding sequence ATGGCTTTTGATTATTCTTTAGACTTTAAAATTATTGATTTTCGCCAACATCCTGAACTCTATCGCGTTGGGAAGGGTGAGCAGGGTGTACTTTTGGTTGAACCATACAAATCAGAAATTCTTCCTTACTGGCGATTCAAAACTCCTGAGATTGCTAGAGAGTCGAGTGAAAAAATTTACGAGATTTTTCTTGATTATTTAGAGAAAGATGATTTTGTCGGCGCAGATATGGCACGAAAGTTTATCCAAATGGGTTATACTCGCTCTCGCCGTTATGCTAATCATAAAAGCGGCAGAAAGTATAAAAAAAATTCGGAAGATTCAAATTCCAAAAAAGAAATTCTTCCCTATGAAGTAGACCCAGTGAAAGCGGAATCGGCAGCAATATTTAAAGCCAAGTGGGTAGAAGCAAAGACAAATGAGAAATATCAAGAGCTTTTAGCCAAACATAAACAGATGTATGAGCTAGAATAA
- a CDS encoding Uma2 family endonuclease: protein MILQAKNQLTLQEFLNLPTGEGDITYELVDGQAILKMSPKKFHSKLTRALLNFIEQCCEDKGEVCPELAVALTRRGRDWMPIPDILYISNERLPPDWNQEGVCSVPPDLVIEIISPGQTFGQMAAKAKDYLDAKVLRVWVLDSKARSITVFYPDAAPQTYMGEELITDSLFEGLEFTVEQVFQKAKIPLDAQ, encoded by the coding sequence ATGATACTCCAAGCTAAGAATCAATTAACTTTGCAAGAGTTCTTAAATCTTCCAACAGGTGAGGGAGATATAACTTATGAACTTGTTGATGGTCAAGCCATTCTTAAAATGTCACCAAAAAAATTCCACTCTAAACTTACCCGCGCCCTTCTCAACTTTATTGAGCAATGCTGTGAAGATAAAGGAGAAGTTTGCCCAGAATTAGCTGTCGCATTAACTCGTCGAGGGCGAGATTGGATGCCAATACCGGATATTTTGTATATTTCTAATGAACGTTTACCCCCGGATTGGAATCAAGAAGGAGTATGTTCTGTTCCTCCCGATTTGGTCATTGAAATTATTTCGCCTGGACAAACTTTTGGACAAATGGCAGCTAAAGCCAAAGACTATCTAGATGCTAAGGTGCTGCGGGTGTGGGTATTAGATAGTAAAGCCAGAAGCATTACTGTTTTTTATCCAGATGCAGCGCCACAAACTTATATGGGAGAAGAATTAATTACAGATTCTTTATTCGAGGGACTAGAATTTACTGTTGAGCAGGTATTTCAAAAGGCGAAAATACCATTAGATGCTCAATAA
- a CDS encoding Uma2 family endonuclease encodes MTALTLNLNSILKLTREQFYQLCQENPDLQLERNAQGELVIMPPTGGETGRSNVNLILQLASWNEQKQLGEVFDSSTGFTLPNGADRSPDVSWVEKYRWDSLTIEQKEKFIPLCPDFIIEIMSPFDTLKKVQEKMYEYMSNGCRLGWLINRKKQEVEIYRPGQDVEVVKSPQTISGESVLPDFVLNLKKIWV; translated from the coding sequence ATGACAGCACTGACATTAAACCTGAATTCAATTCTTAAACTGACAAGAGAGCAGTTTTATCAGTTGTGTCAAGAAAACCCCGATTTACAATTAGAACGCAATGCCCAAGGAGAACTAGTCATAATGCCACCGACTGGAGGAGAAACTGGAAGAAGTAATGTTAACTTAATTCTGCAATTAGCATCATGGAATGAACAAAAGCAACTAGGTGAAGTTTTTGATTCTTCCACTGGATTTACATTACCAAATGGTGCTGACCGTTCTCCTGATGTTTCTTGGGTAGAAAAATATCGTTGGGATAGTTTGACAATAGAACAAAAAGAGAAATTTATTCCTTTATGTCCTGATTTTATAATTGAAATAATGTCACCATTTGACACTTTGAAAAAAGTTCAAGAAAAAATGTATGAGTATATGTCAAATGGGTGTCGTTTAGGTTGGCTAATAAATCGAAAAAAACAGGAGGTAGAAATTTATCGTCCTGGACAAGATGTGGAAGTTGTAAAATCACCTCAAACTATTTCTGGAGAAAGTGTTTTACCTGATTTTGTACTAAATCTGAAAAAAATTTGGGTATGA
- a CDS encoding dihydrofolate reductase family protein: MTKVTLYIAASLDGYIARSDGGIDWLSILDIEGEDYGYGDFYESIDAIVLGSKTYEVGLGFDQWPYPEKKSFVFTQRHLQSDREDVVFVSGSVKQALADIEAQGLENIWLVGGGELINSFLQHSLIDEYIISTIPIILGGGIYLFPPPTPEEKLELISSKQYPNGLLQTHYRRKVKI; this comes from the coding sequence ATGACGAAAGTTACACTCTACATTGCAGCTAGCTTGGATGGCTACATTGCTCGCAGCGATGGCGGAATTGATTGGCTATCAATCCTTGATATAGAAGGTGAAGACTATGGTTACGGTGATTTTTACGAATCGATTGATGCGATCGTCTTAGGTAGCAAGACGTATGAAGTAGGGCTTGGATTTGATCAATGGCCTTATCCAGAAAAAAAATCTTTCGTATTCACCCAGCGTCATCTGCAATCTGATCGTGAGGACGTTGTATTTGTTTCTGGCTCAGTAAAACAGGCATTAGCAGATATAGAAGCTCAAGGTTTAGAAAACATCTGGCTAGTTGGCGGCGGAGAATTAATCAATTCGTTTCTTCAGCACAGCTTGATTGACGAATACATTATTTCAACTATTCCAATTATCTTAGGTGGTGGTATATACCTTTTTCCACCACCCACCCCTGAAGAAAAATTGGAGCTTATTAGCTCAAAACAATATCCAAACGGTTTACTGCAAACACATTATAGGCGAAAAGTAAAGATTTAA